ttcacTAATTTTAAATTGATCTAACTCTAATTTTTAACCAAGATCTTAATAGAAAATTCCAATCCATACtttatggttttatttaatgttatcttATCTAACCTTATGTACTTATAGTTACTATAAGTGCGATTTAAAAATTAACCTTAGAATAGAATATCAtttatacagggtggccgagaagttgacatccaaagctaaaatttgaaagcctcatggtgataagtatccgaatcacccctatatatgttctacgattttgcgtagtttaggagataataatttttccccttttattcgcttttttcacctaattgtggtttaggacttaattcaaatttttttgaacacttttagttaattttattgttgataattattaactacagttgcaataaccacataagaaactatgaatagtttagacaatgcttctaagtatttttaaacacttcccagaacattggccaataaaatgagccaaattcaaattttagctttggacgtcaacttctcggccacccagtattTTAAAACTACTATCATACAATTATTTATCGAAACTTAGGTACTTATAATTACTGATACATTGTCGCGCTGAAAAGCACGtttttattaagtaggtattgTTATTTTCCTCGCTAGAGAGCTCCGACAATGAACGCGTCAGATCGCTGCTAAATTCAAAGTGCTAtaggcgtctcctaaggagactccaacctcggaccggctgtgtgcttttcggaaggagagagaatgaaaatgaagatgaactgatgatgaaagatgaaaaaatgagaagaacacacccaccggcgagtgtggtgatgttttgtgtagtgtatgtaagtgtgtatgtatgtgtttatgaatgtatgtatgtatgtaagggAGAACCGCGCACCCACCGGCCCGGCCGGCCGAAACCGCCGCAAACGCTACGTCCCGCCGCAAACACTACGTCCCGCAATtcttaaatctgtaatatcttcgaaaatattcatttacatcATATGCTGTAAAGGACCATAtggatctatattaaatcaacaatgtacttaaggtatttaattagataaggatttatgctgtactagctgacccgacagacgttgttctgttcataataaaaaaaaactcttccggatggaattttggaaaatccgacctctactcggtgaaaagaatattcctaccaaatttcaagtctttatcTCTattggttccagagatatcgtgatgagtaacTATATACGTGAAAATCTCTTATATAGATTGGTTAAAATCGTTTCTAAAACTAGCtattatttgtcgtaaaaagtaaatgacaaaaaatgttattgtggtATATGCTTAAGATATAGACATATAACATAGCagagttttattttatggaataggaggacaaacgagcgtacgggtcacctggggTTAAGTttcacattcttttgcaacaccaaaggaatcacaagagcgttgccggcctttaaggaaggtgtacgcgctttttttaaaagtacccatgtcgtatcgtcccggaaacaccgcacaaggaaggtcattccacagctttgtagtacgtggaaaaaagctccttgaaaaccgcactgtggaggaccgccacacattcaggtggtggggatgatatcctaacttgtggcgtgtcgtgcgtaggtggaattcggcggcaggaatcaggttaaacagctcttcggaacactccccgttttaaatgcggtagaagacacacaattaagcgacgtctctacgcaacgccaagtgatccagccgttcacagagcacggggcctcgacaattcgagctgctctgcgttgcacgcggtcaaatggatcgagctgatactggggtgcgccagaccagagatgacagcaatactccatgtgtggccggacctgcgctttgtaaagcgctagaatgtaggccggcttgaaatattgccgtgctctattaatgacgcccagcttcttcgaagccaatttggcttgcCCTCCAGAtcgccacggaattggcaatcgctcgagatttcgagacccagtattccgatactaggcgaggctttaaggaaagtgttgtcgaagagtggtgatacgacaaatggggtatgtttagtggtaaacgcgcaaacttgagtcttctgggggttaaattggacaaggttcaattttccccattccgcgaccttctcgatagaagacacaagattctcccggcattggtcgacgatttcccgagagagacctgcatggcccgggtatatggcatcaccagtgctgtcgtctgcatagcaatgtatgttggagatgtccaacatatcattgatatgctgaagaaacagcgtgggagatagcacacagccttggggcactccagcgttcacgggctagGGATTCGAGAAATagccgtcgacaacgacctgtatgctgcgcccagtgatgAAGCTGGAGGTcaacttgcataagctctcgggaagcccaaatgatggaagttttgagaggagcgccttgtgctatacacgatcaaaggccttcataatatccaggctaactgccaggctttCCCTCTTGCTTTTAACAGCCGCCAcctatctatgtgttaggtataccagaagatcgccagtcgacagACCATGGCAAatccgtactgccggtcgttgatcaactggtgaacctcaaggtataccaagagttGGCGGATATTTATGCTcttcatgattttggagagcaatagCAATAGGTCTGTAGTTTTCCGGAAcaaaactgtctcctttttttttttggatcggatggataagggctgacttccatgagtcagggactacgccttttgaataagagtgccggaataaacgcgttagcaccggcgtcaactcaggggcacacgttctaagcacgctTGGAGAAATGCCaaccggcccgctcgacttcctgacgtccaacgaaaacaaagctcgccgaacagttttatgtctgaactgtacttcagacatggagctctgacaccgcgggatggtcggcggtgtttttacgttgtcgtcaagagtcgagttggaggcaaaaagagtgcagaggagatcggctttctcttttgccgtatgggccagggtgtcattcctcatgtgcaacggcggcatggacagctggttgaagttagcaagagcagctttcgacaacgaccagaacctgcgtgttccggtcgggtaactggaaagctgctagccgattttgacgacatgcttcgatttcgcacgggcgatttgccacttaaaaatctggaggcacggttttatttcctctttgagcccagcgccgcaacccaagttcgataccgctgttttttgcagtcagatgctgctatTTATATTTCCGTAGACCTTTTCAAggtgtacaatacttagtacattattttgataaatctcgtttGCAATTTATGAAACcttaaaaataacagtatttctccactatttaatggatgttattatacatataaaccttcctcttcaatcactctatctattaaaaaaacgcATCAAAATACGTTGCGTAGTTTTTAacatttaagcatacataggtttatagggacagagaaagcgactttgttttatactatgtagtgataataGGTCCATCCTGCACCGCAAGCAGCTCCCGTATGTAAGCGCGTTATTGCAAATGTcaatcatttatgtatatttaaatgtatttaattttacatttttacataACATTTGTACATTTTTAGATTTCGTTCGAATCTCATTGCTGCTGCTCGGTGGATAGTTACAATACGAATTAATCCGAGAGAATTATGTTCGATGTCAACTAAATACAAGATAATATGTTTCCAGTGTTTCAATAACAAAGAAAAGTATACTACTATTACTACGATTCTACTGTAAATTATGTCCGAATGCTCTACCAACGAAAAggtaaaaaatatgtttgccaTCATTTTACCTTTTTTAcctattaattcttactttctTTTTGAATAATAAGATTACTGTCACTTTGTTTAGGGACTGCATTTTTTTGCAAAGGTGAAAGTCAGAATAGTAATGATGACCTCAATGATCCTCACGATTTGGTTATGACATGGCTGGTTTGTAAtttgtcatattatataattattttatttaatttaatttttgagtGACGGATGGCTGAGCAGTAGGTATCATATTAAGTTAACAATCTAAACCTACCAAGTTTGAATCCTACTCCGTGCACCAATGAGTAATTAAGTgccttaattattaagttaactTTAGTCGCCTAAGGCATATTTTATTCCACCATCCACCATCTCGTGAGCTTACTAATTTGTGGTACTCAAACTTACTATTCGCAGTTAACAAGTCGGTGCAACCCATGCATTTTAAATGGTGACATAGAGATCTCACCACAAAACCAGCTCTATATATATCCAATGTATAGCCCCAAAAgaattggatttcaaaaatgatcccaaattcgatctctgcaccctcgaaaacctcggatatacCCGGGAAGGGCGCTTCTATAGTCTCGCGTTTTcatttcatcgagtttcaaaaaacaacgattctaaagaagttacaattcaaaaatttttgcaacaataattgtgatgttttagtaaattctaaatttatattttgtttcttctttcttattacataatatattctagTATATCTTACAATGTACTGATTTAGGGAATGTCTATTCACTTGAAACATTATTTGACAGTCAACACTGCATACAGACGCGTGCAGTGTACCCACAGAATGTACGTACGtcacgctcacgcacacattaaatattataatgttacttccatagaataataacgctcagaatgatagtttcattcatagttcctgtcaatatagaagtaacattatactcaatgtgtgcgtgagcgtcacgtacctacttacattcgccaacacggacacagacagccaaataatgttgcaaatgaatagacatttccctaaatcagtaaattgtaagaaatactagattatatgtaataaagaaagaagaaatataatataaattagaatttaataaatacatcacgtatttaattattgttgcaacaatttttaaattgtaagtaAAGAAATTCCTTAGAATCTAGAagaatttgtgtattaatcctagaagtgaggattatcactttaaaaacataacatattgtttacaatttaaatgtcaaaataatattacaaaatacgCTTTGAATAAGAACCCAAACAATACGATTATTTTGCAGTAAGCGTGCAGTTGCGGACTGCAATGCAGTTTTATTAGTGAAATATCTATCCCTGCACCGCAACGTTTCTGCAAAATAACTGCAACAGGCTAAGTTTGTAACGTTTACTTtggaaattaaacaataaacataGAGCAAACACTGTTAAATTGACGTACTCGTAACGTATGTAAGTGTCAATCTTGGAGTTGACGGTGTGGAATGGCAAAATTGAAATACTTACTGATTAACAAAAGTCAATTTTGACacaattattttgttgttgtaTGGAGTGCTGAGTGCTCACTGCTCACTCAGTACACTGTgcaatataaatgttaatttcagcatataaggaaaataataaataaaaacatagttaacaatttaaatacttacttgCTTGAACTTGAAGATGGAACTGCTCAGCAGTGTGTTGAACAAACTTAAATTTCTATGGTTTAAAACAAACCGGTGGCACAGAGGTAAATTGACCAAGGAGAAGgagtgttaatattattagttattaccttttttataaaagtttcgaGTACGAAATCGCTAATATATAGGTGCCTCtgatattttaaaactaaatagcTATTTATAACATGCTTTCCCTTGCATATACAAAGTCTtactaataaattgttattttagtgaTATTTATATTCGTAATAGTGCATTTACAATTATTACCTGGGGGGCAAGTTGGTTTCCAATGCAATGACCCTGCATTATCACACCCttacacaggagacactgttacCTGGAAATGGCTAATGGGAGTCACCATACTATTACCATTACTTGTCGTgagtataatatagttatttaaattttatattggcATTAAATAtgctacaatttataaaaaactgaCAACTTTCACCACTACCACTAACTGTAAACTTATGTTGAGTTAGGGGCCATTTAAACAAATGAGTACTGTTAGTAACTTTGAGATCTAATAGAACAAACAAGAAATTATGGTCAAACCAATACTGATGTTTTTTTAACATTGGTGCACATCCTTTTTGTGCTTATTTTACTTCCATTTGACCAGAACATTACTCTCAGTTTTGGCTCTTACTAGTGGAAGGATTCTTGGTATAGGGTGCTGGTTTGCTTAATTCACCAAATGGCATTCCTGCGGGTTCTAAGGGTGCCATAGTTagtataatcttaatatatataaattatgtgccacattgtttgtccgcgatggactcctaaagtaatgaacggattttaatcgGGATTACTTCtttgagtgcagtttagtccaacttgagagataggatagtttatatttcgatttgggacccataattatttttaattccatttttgttttgtatggacatatttactatgagagaatttattgacgcacgttttgacagttttgctgtgaaacaatttcattacagttAACaacaatgatgttctatactaCATTGACAGTGATCATAATTTACAAATGATTCttgttgttatgaaatattattgacaaatacagaaaaaaacagtatttttttattatgcacagaacaacatctgtcgggttaactagttaatatatatataagggtAACAAGACTTAACACCgtatctcaaagtgacaagccCAGCTGCAATGCTGCTCGGGGTTTCTCAAGAATATTAGGAAGCACTGAAAGGCAGGATTGTCAAAGCACTTTTTGAAACTTTACTGAAGTAGGTGTTAcgttgcggaaatccataattatacaaatgatttcggttttctttagtgttaattgatcgagagtctcgtgccagattttggtgagacaacacgtcctgaggatgcctcatgtagaggcgaaacacgtgtcgaattgtttaaaaacaaatattggcagaattaacaatAAAGTAAACTTAAATCATATGTATAAAGcacattttcttaaaaaaattaaaaacaacaatatcCCAGTCTTATAAGATTCCCTTGACCTGTCATAgttccaaccccttgccagacaaaCATTGTAAATTGTAAGACCGTAGTACcatttacctgccaaagccactgcaacctaaactccataatggaccattgttcttacctgtgttgggagcatgcgctgacaaagtttcagcttttataaaataatgtaggtctggggtccacgggctGTTGCTCTATTACTGTTCAcatattgttgttttttgtaGTCTACCACACATTCTAGCCGAGAGGGTATTGTTAAACTTTACATATAACACAACTTTCAATCTCTTTAGAGTTGTGTACTTTTACACAATGTTTTCCTGTCCTGTAAGGGTGTTATATTTTGAGAGTGTGTTATCTAACAACTTACCAAATGGAATGTGTTTTGAATGGTAGCCATTAACAGACACAATGACTCAAATACAATTCTACCCTCATAAAGGACTtaaagatacagcaagataccatgtaaaaaaattgttatttttttaaaagttataaccCTGACTTCGggaattaattaaacaatttaaatttgaaaacaaaattgtatagaTTAGAAAGAGTGATATCTCAAGTAaaattcctaatatgcaattattggggttgagcaggtatcaactgtaaagtagatcctgtagatgaagccataacctgagaggtgaacaagacatataagatttatcaacgattcgTCATTCtagcggttggctcagtggaaaagcgctcgcacggaacgtgagaagTCCAGCATCGtgcataaattttggtttcaaatttaatttttgtaaaataccatgtatttataaattaatagatttgttataattttttgggAAATGATAGCACATTTTATGTATGTAGCCAAAAATGACAATGACGTAATGCCGAACGCGtactaattacaataattaacaaaatgcaAAACATATGATAAGGTAATTAATAGTCTGGGTATTTCAATTTCGTGTGGGAACGTAACTACAAATGAAACAATGTTGCGTCAATTTCGGAGAAACATACTCTACACATTAATGAGTTATAATAGTTGTAGTCAGTCGATTTTCCTTGTTAATGTTTGTCATTCAGTATTCGCAACTCCCATCATCATCAGGATATAATATGCTTTAGAGTTATAAAAAGAACAAGATggaaccttagataatttatacgtctagaatctagatactCTGCTAGACAACGAAGAAAACATGccggtttattattttagtgtgcgtgacaagataagtcttaaaaaatttcataaaatcattcttagctgacctctacttggCGATAGGAatatttcaagtctctacgccttatggttccagagatatcgtgacaAGTCAATGCAGAGGTTGAAAGCTCTCATACTATATATATTGGATTCGCTTAAAATTGGATTACTTATTTTTCACCCATATTTGTGATTGAAGATATGTTATTTAAGGTTATGACACGtttgaaattggtaaaaataaaaaataataaccaaaaaattgagaaaatctgctttttttgtttaatacccATAATTTCTAATAAGGAttctcagtttgaacagagctttattTTCGCGATACCATGAGCTCTATAAGTACCATATTGTCGCCTTCCATGTTATTGGAACACTCCCgtaaattatcaataaagaaaataaaatatgattcatTTATCATCGCTCgtataaaacttataatttttgtaGTTATTACTTGTGGAGAAGCGACAATGCAACAGAGAGTATTCTAAGCAGCAAGCGCTGAGATGGTACAAGGAGTATATGTTTGGGTTCCTCTTGAACCTCACCTTCGTGCAGACATTGAAGCTGATAGTGGGCTCACCTCGACCCCATTTCTTTGACACCTGCGATCCGAAGGAAGCTATGTCTTGCCAAGAGTGAGTAATTACACCATtacactttatatattttttcgttTGATCAACAGTTGAGCCAAATCTCAAGTTGCAGACACTAGTGCGCCCAAAAATCTAACAAATGTGATAGTTCTGGGTGGTATCGAAGGCTGTtgtgctcttggtaacttcagccagccatCCCTGCCTCCGCTGCGCAAGGGAATTGACACCCGGGCTC
This DNA window, taken from Leptidea sinapis chromosome 25, ilLepSina1.1, whole genome shotgun sequence, encodes the following:
- the LOC126972104 gene encoding phospholipid phosphatase 1-like encodes the protein MELLSSVLNKLKFLWFKTNRWHRVIFIFVIVHLQLLPGGQVGFQCNDPALSHPYTGDTVTWKWLMGVTILLPLLVLLLVEKRQCNREYSKQQALRWYKEYMFGFLLNLTFVQTLKLIVGSPRPHFFDTCDPKEAMSCQESEYVSSYTCTKAYWLSQSDKSFPSGHTSLAVHAGVFIIYYLCQRAMDMSARGVRAVQTVCVASVFLCSVSRMWDHRHHWWDVLAGAVIAVPFLLYTIFILCKNFACGVPKDAGATVKSDQSECIPSI